Proteins encoded by one window of Nicotiana tabacum cultivar K326 chromosome 10, ASM71507v2, whole genome shotgun sequence:
- the LOC142164975 gene encoding uncharacterized protein LOC142164975 → MNYTVTEQELLAIVYAFEKFRAYLLGSKVIVYPDHAALRYLMEKKDANPSLIRWVLLLQEFDFEVKDRKGTENQVVNHLSRLEEAGRPKEDLGINDAFPDEHILALSNTFAPWYADIANYLVSDLIPDGLEAYQKKKFSRDCRQYYWEEPFLFRVCSDNIIRRCVLEEEIMSILKACHDSPVGGHHGGNRMAAKVLECGYYWPSIYHDANQMVKACDQCQS, encoded by the coding sequence ATGAACTATACGGTGACTGAGCAAGAACTTCTTGCCATTGTCTATGCCTTTGAGAAGTTCCGGGCATATTTGTTAGGATCCAAGGTGATAGTGTACCCAGACCATGCTGCTCTTCGCTATCTTATGGAAAAGAAGGATGCAAATCCTAGCTTGATTCGGTGGGTTCtgttgttgcaagaatttgacttcgaAGTCAAAGATAGAAAAGGGACGGAAAATCAAGTGGTGAATCATTTATCAAGGCTTGAAGAGGCAGGGAGACCAAAGGAAGATCTTGGAATCAACGATGCTTTCCCGGATGAACACATATTGGCATTATCTAACACTTTTGCTCCTTGGTACGCCGATATTGCCAACTACTTGGTTAGCGACCTTATTCCAGATGGATTGGAAGCTTATCAGAAGAAGAAGTTTTCGAGAGATTGTCGGCAGTACTATTGGGAAGAACCATTCTTGTTCCGTGTTTGTTCTGATAACATCATCAGAAGGTGTGTTCTAGAAGAGGAGATTATGTCAATTCTAAAGGCATGCCACGACTCACCGGTCGGGGGTCACCATGGGGGAAATCGAATGGCGGCAAAGGTGCTTGAATGTGGTTATTATTGGCCGTCGATTTATCATGATGCCaatcaaatggtcaaggcttGTGACCAATGTCAAAGTTAA